A window of Micromonas commoda chromosome 13, complete sequence contains these coding sequences:
- the TNF gene encoding receptor-like cell wall protein (Encodes a ADAM-related protein with hydroxyproline-rich glycoprotein (HRGP) motifs): MRRDAARQIRAGFVALASVAALIHLVGVDNTSGRASILARGAGRGGRGDDALRFLGPGARRQLLSSHCGAGQEELNSTHCANCTAGKTSTAGQSCTPCPAGYFSAVEGRHKCDRCELGFHSESGQSECTRCTTGFPCPEDRPRYLELLVVNDKRRCDEYGSSRDEMHAHTAAVVDSAAARFSGAFSPGLKIVLVKQEDWCDGDVAEINAVPEDSTRAYYRTDENKKETNTTTLRDAFGVWRDKNLETLPSHDVAFLFTGRDLVGSIVGASNEYSVCGDDAKHCGTIVPGSRNSSLGVNECATGEDGVVRCCYAHRSGAVAMVSKSDAPSAAGLVLAHEIGHQLGMSHDGDTTCTNMTGPFIMAEQFEHVNASAETWSPCSVTKYEAQVGDYECLAHGVTAVCGNGIVDENEECDCGKDDCSAVDPCCDGSTCQLKNQTCAPPPPPAPPPPALYSQDPLCTSSCGVGYEIGVSQSVINVRADQCLQCSGGHGLTGSPAGYRESDCKIDSAPFKGWKYSDVQPNEEEGIRYENCYWTGCGDSSTCGDGEETRKSEICAVGTNKRCCTKVDLWVCCGLLPCQNAPPPPLSPPPSQLPPPPSPPPLPSPPPPPPSPDGWRLMGGGINGSAAYDFSGSAVSMSQDGLRVAIGSSLSDGTDKKNAGHVRVFEWKSASSSWDQVGADIDGASALDQFGQAISLSDDGDLVAVGAPFWSDEEKGRVRVFSLKDGVSWPTYGESLQGESNWYWFGWKLSMSTVENNPRLAVAAFKDDASGRKTGIVRVHRYKEEAGKWAQLPDDIVEENIGDEAGFSLDLSDDGTHLAVGSAFNDNGGASAGHVRIYNFTNEGWKQKGLDIDGSLPYEYSGSSLALVNYEDPGGAADVLIVAVGAPGAYGSRGRVAVYKWVGEAWQKRGVDLYGDNDGDQFGFSVSLSTNGTRLTVGTVTGYVRVYEWKTDKWVGVSLDILAESAGDAAGFAVSMAGDGSRVAIGAPRSDANGTDSGHVRVYELAKWDATAPEPPTATNPSPPPSLPPPSPPPPPIPRSPPPSPVKWYRMGADLDGEAADYHGGAVSLSGDGMRLAFGAKKHDKDGASSTDDYHGRVRVYRWLSFKWEQLGGDITGEVGDEAGSAVSLSKDGSRLAVGAAQEKSKGKGKVRVYHYDDDLNWIKLGADLVGEADEDMFGSTVAISGSGARLAVGAPYHDPGGLEKQSAGHVRVFEWNKEAWSPMGNAINGNVKGHMSGWSVSLSDDGSRLALGGIEEDALVFQGHVRVYEWNATAGDWKQLGADFTADKAEDYFGMSVSLSADGTHVAIGAKNHDSDSEDTKSNIGQVKVYRYNDTSGSWQQLGEDIDGKEKNEKSGTAVSLSADGTRVAIGAPYYDDTGNLENTGRVTVYQYDPATNWTLVAVTEQPNGITDEASGDFSGVSVSISDDGERVAVGSSDPSDEANGAGYVRVYSLVANPPPPPPPSPPPSPPPPSPPPPSPPPPSPPPPSPPPPSPPPPSPPPPSPPPPSPPPPLPPPPSPPPPSSPPPMSPSPPPPPPPFPPLDLGNVNDIEDQRDKVAENLKSAKADAETARDSLLSGISGDDRTRALLLADAIIAGKNITRVTVTQDAVNAAIACDDVYKLMEVDRSIGSCQASLASGRRKLLADFSVNVLLSTVQIDQSKIDSSVAKLPGATASRVERPEVELSNIPGIDANSDGFTRLIRLADHAVELSKQLEILEGSLNAAKTPPPPPLSSDDGMTAEDLALVITVPLVTFIFCCVLLYYRKKIADVCGGACCFWRRSRGRPSGPSDRAAQYAARTPQPSSGGTRDEPATTPDSARWASSQPSAADPWTEPEPLSPFGAAPAGFSQQPFERTSKTIDDDARVEDASVSSDDSISSDDTDPFGAAPPATTPAVAPDPPFSDSSDDSDDDSDDDPFGDAPAQQLPVGGAQNSQQDMDMGETLSFGDTSDGDDSASDDPFGSSNKSGGDDPFADPFEDPNSP, from the coding sequence AtgaggcgcgacgccgcgcgtcaaATCCGCGCCGGATTCGTCGCGCTGGCGTCAGTCGCGGCTCTGATACACCTCGTCGGGGTCGATAACACGTCTGGGCGGGCCTCGATCCTGGCACGTGGCGCAGGTCGGGGCGGTCGGGGCGATGATGCGCTGAGATTCCTCGGCCCAGGGGCGAGGCGCCAGCTGCTATCATCGCACTGCGGTGCGGGTCAGGAGGAGTTGAATTCGACGCATTGCGCGAATTGTACAGCCGGGAAGACCTCGACCGCCGGGCAATCATGCACGCCTTGTCCTGCGGGGTACTTCTCCGCGGTTGAGGGCAGGCACAAGTGCGACCGATGCGAGTTGGGCTTCCACTCCGAGTCGGGCCAATCAGAGTGCACCCGATGTACCACCGGGTTCCCGTGTCCTGAAGACCGCCCGAGGTACCTGGAGCTGTTGGTGGTGAACGACAAGCGAAGGTGCGACGAGTACGGCAGTTCGAGAGACGAGATGCACGCACACACCGCAGCTGTCGTAGACTCGGCGGCTGCTCGTTTCAGCGGTGCATTCTCCCCGGGGTTGAAAATTGTCCTGGTGAAACAAGAGGACTggtgcgacggcgacgtcgccgagatcaACGCCGTTCCCGAGGATTCAACCCGCGCTTACTATCGCACGGATGAGAACAAGAAGGAAACGAACACGACGACCCTGCGTGATGCGTTTGGGGTGTGGAGAGACAAAAATCTTGAGACCCTCCCGTCGCACGACGTCGCTTTCCTGTTTACGGGTCGTGACCTGGTTGGAAGTATCGTGGGTGCTTCGAACGAGTACAGCGtctgcggcgacgacgcgaaacACTGCGGGACGATCGTTCCAGGGAGCAGAAACTCGAGCCTCGGTGTGAACGAGTGCGCCACCGGGGAGGACGGCGTTGTCCGGTGCTGCTACGCGCATCGATCcggggcggtggcgatggTGTCCAAATCAGACGCTCCCTCCGCAGCCGgactcgtcctcgcgcacgaAATCGGTCACCAACTCGGCATGAgccacgacggcgacacgacTTGCACGAATATGACGGGTCCTTTCATCATGGCCGAGCAGTTTGAGCACGTGAACGCGTCTGCGGAAACCTGGTCTCCGTGCAGCGTCACAAAGTATGAAGCTCAGGTTGGGGATTACGAGTGCCTCGCGCATGGGGTCACCGCGGTTTGCGGCAACGGGATTGTCGACGAGAACGAGGAGTGCGATTGCGGAAAGGACGATTGTTCCGCAGTCGACCCGTGCTGCGACGGGAGCACGTGCCAGCTCAAAAATCAGACttgcgcgccgcccccgccacccgcgcctccgccacccgCATTATACTCGCAGGACCCTCTGTGCACGTCGAGTTGCGGCGTTGGATACGAGATTGGCGTGTCACAGTCTGTGATCAACGTTCGCGCGGACCAGTGCCTGCAGTGCAGCGGTGGACACGGGCTCACGGGGAGCCCCGCCGGGTACAGGGAATCGGACTGCAAGATCGATTCGGCGCCGTTCAAGGGTTGGAAATATTCAGACGTGCAGCCCAACGAGGAAGAAGGGATCAGGTACGAAAATTGCTACTGGACTGGATGCGGGGATAGTAGTACGTGCGGGGATGGCGAGGAGACAAGAAAGTCGGAGATCTGCGCTGTCGGCACAAACAAGAGATGTTGCACAAAGGTGGACCTCTGGGTGTGCTGCGGCTTGCTGCCTTGCCAGAATgctccacctccacctctgtcacctcctccatcgcaacttccacctcctccgtcgccacctcctctaccgtctccgcctccgcctccaccgaGCCCCGATGGATGGCGGCTCATGGGCGGTGGCATCAACGGATCCGCAGCCTACGACTTTTCGGGATCTGCTGTTTCCATGTCTCAAGATGGATTGCGAGTGGCCATCGGATCTTCCTTGAGCGACGGGACGGACAAGAAGAACGCCGGCCACGTCAGAGTGTTTGAATGGAAATCGGCATCTTCCAGCTGGGATCAGGTTGGTGCAGATATCGACGGCGCGAGTGCTCTCGACCAATTCGGCCAAGCCATATCTCTATCTGACGATGGAGATCTTGTCGCAGTCGGTGCTCCGTTCTGGTCCGACGAAGAGAAGGGTCGAGTGCGTGTGTTCTCCTTGAAAGACGGAGTGTCATGGCCTACGTACGGCGAGTCTCTCCAGGGGGAGTCAAATTGGTATTGGTTCGGATGGAAGCTCTCCATGTCGACAGTCGAGAATaaccctcgcctcgccgtcgccgctttCAAAGACGACGCAAGCGGGAGGAAAACCGGGATAGTTCGCGTGCACAGGTATAAAGAAGAGGCGGGAAAATGGGCTCAGCTTCCCGATGACATTGTAGAGGAGAACATTGGAGACGAGGCTGGGTTTTCCCTAGACCTCTCCGACGACGGTACCCATCTTGCAGTTGGCTCGGCATTCAACGACAACGGCGGTGCAAGTGCAGGACACGTTCGCATCTATAACTTTACTAATGAGGGTTGGAAGCAGAAAGGCCTTGACATCGACGGATCACTCCCTTATGAATACTCAGGATCGTCACTTGCGTTGGTGAATTATGAAGACCCTGGTGGTGCGGCTGATGTCTTAATCGTTGCTGTGGGTGCGCCTGGTGCATATGGGAGCAGGGGTCGCGTTGCGGTCTACAAGTGGGTTGGTGAAGCGTGGCAGAAGAGGGGTGTAGACCTATATGGGGACAACGACGGCGATCAGTTTGGATTCTCGGTGTCTCTCTCGACCAATGGGACGCGCCTCACCGTCGGTACCGTTACCGGCTATGTTCGAGTGTACGAGTGGAAAACAGACAAGTGGGTCGGCGTCAGTTTGGACATCTTGGCCGAATCTGCTGGTGATGCAGCTGGCTTCGCCGTCTCGATGGCCGGCGACGGTAGTCGCGTCGCCATTGGAGCGCCCCGGAGTGACGCCAACGGAACGGACTCCGGACATGTGCGGGTATACGAGCTGGCAAAGTGGGACGCAACTGCGCCCGagcccccgacggcgacgaatcCCTCGCCACCTCCCTCGCTTCCCCCGCCTTCCCCACCTCCCCCGCCGATTCCTCGTTCACCACCGCCCTCTCCGGTCAAGTGGTATCGGATGGGTGCAGATCTCGAtggcgaagccgccgactATCATGGCGGGGCGGTCTCTTTGTCCGGGGATGGCATGCGGTTGGCATTCGGAGCAAAGAAGCATGACAAAGATGGTGCAAGCAGCACCGATGATTACCATGGACGCGTTCGAGTGTATCGATGGTTATCGTTCAAATGGGAGCAGCTCGGAGGTGATATCACTGGAGAGGTCGGCGATGAGGCTGGATCTGCGGTGTCTCTGTCCAAAGACGGCTCGCgactcgccgtcggggcggcCCAGGAAAAGTCAAAAGGCAAGGGCAAAGTTCGAGTATACCATTATGACGATGATCTCAATTGGATAAAACTCGGCGCCgatctcgtcggcgaggcagACGAGGATATGTTTGGTTCCACCGTCGCAATATCTGGTTCGGGCGCACGCCTCGCTGTCGGTGCCCCATACCATGATCCCGGTGGCTTGGAAAAACAAAGTGCGGGACACGTTCGCGTGTTTGAGTGGAATAAGGAAGCTTGGAGCCCGATGGGTAACGCTATCAATGGTAACGTAAAGGGTCATATGTCCGGTTGGTCCGTGTCCTtgtccgacgacggctccCGACTAGCCCTCGGTGGAATCGAAGAAGACGCTCTCGTTTTTCAAGGACATGTCCGTGTCTACGAATGGAACGCCACTGCCGGTGATTGGAAGCAATTGGGTGCAGATTTTACGGCGGACAAGGCGGAAGATTATTTCGGCATGTCCGTGTCACTCTCAGCTGATGGCACTCACGTCGCAATCGGCGCAAAGAATCACGATAGTGACAGCGAAGACACGAAATCTAACATCGGACAAGTCAAGGTATATCGGTACAACGATACCTCTGGGTCTTGGCagcagctcggcgaggacatTGACGGAAAGGAGAAAAATGAAAAATCTGGAACTGCTGTCTCCTTGTCCGCGGATGGAACCAGGGTGGCCATCGGCGCACCATACTACGACGATACTGGAAATCTGGAAAATACTGGCCGTGTCACAGTTTACCAGTACGACCCGGCGACGAACTGGACGCTCGTCGCTGTGACGGAGCAGCCAAACGGCATAACCGACGAGGCTTCAGGAGACTTTTCTGGTGTCTCCGTCTCTATTTCAGATGATGGAGAACGTGTCGCGGTTGGATCGAGCGATCCCAGTGATGAGGCCAATGGCGCGGGTTACGTGCGGGTCTACTCTCTCGTGGCAaatccgccgccaccgccgcctccgagtcCTCCGCCCAgtcctccaccgccgagtcccccgccgccgagtccccCACCGCcaagtccgccgccgccgagtccgccgccgccgagtccaccgccgccgagtcccccgccgccgagtcccccgccgccgagtccgccgccgcctctgccgccgccgccgagtccgccACCGCCCAGCTCACCACCACCGATgagcccatcgccgccaccaccgccgccgccttttccTCCGTTGGACCTGGGTAATGTCAATGACATTGAAGACCAGCGAGACAAGGTTGCCGAAAATCTCAAATCGGCAAAGGCTGACGCTGAGACGGCTCGAGACTCATTGCTCTCAGGGATCAGCGGGGATGACAGAACGAGGGCGCTTcttctcgccgacgccatcatcGCGGGAAAGAACATCACGCGGGTGACTGTAACCCAGGATGCGGTGAATGCGGCGATTGCTTGCGATGACGTTTACAAACTCATGGAAGTTGACAGATCCATCGGATCCTGCCaggcgtccctcgcgtcgggtCGTCGTAAGCTTCTCGCGGACTTTTCAGTGAACGTTTTGCTGAGCACCGTCCAGATCGATCAGTCGAAAATCGACTCTTCCGTCGCGAAGCTGCCGGGTGCTACCGCGAGCAGAGTCGAAAGACCAGAGGTGGAGCTGAGCAACATCCCCGGCATCGACGCAAACTCTGATGGATTTACTCGATTGATTCGCCTGGCGGATCACGCGGTGGAACTTTCCAAACAACTGGAAATTCTCGAAGGCAGCTTGAATGCCGCGAAAACCccacctccacctccacTTTCATCGGATGACGGCATGACAGCGGAGGACCTCGCCCTGGTCATCACCGTCCCGCTGGTGACGTTCATCTTTTGCTGTGTGCTCCTGTATTATCGCAAGAAAATCGCCGAcgtctgcggcggcgcgtgctgCTTCTGGCGACGCAGTCGTGGGCGACCGAGCGGACCatccgaccgcgccgcccaatACGCCGCTCGCACGCCCCAGCCTTCGAGCGGGGGAACGCGAGATgaaccggcgacgacgccggattCGGCTCGATGGGCGTCGTCTcagccgtcggcggctgACCCGTGgaccgagcccgagcccttGTCGCCGTTCGGCGCGGCTCCCGCCGGTTTCTCCCAGCAGCCGTTCGAGCGAACGTCCAAgacgatcgacgacgacgcacgaGTGGAAGATGCGTCGGTTTCGAGCGATGATTCGATTTCGAGCGACGACACGGATCCTTTcggagccgcgccgcccgcgacaacccccgcggtggcgcccgaTCCACCCTTCTCGGACTCATCGGACGACTCGGACGATGATTCGGACGACGATCCGtttggcgacgcgcccgcccagCAGCTACCGGTCGGCGGGGCGCAGAACTCCCAGCAGGACATGGACATGGGTGAGACGCTGTCCTTCGGGGATAcctccgacggcgatgacAGCGCCTCCGACGACCCGTTCGGGTCCTCGAAcaagagcggcggcgacgacccgttCGCGGACCCGTTCGAGGACCCAAACTCGCCGTGA
- a CDS encoding DNA methyltransferase — translation MRTAARLLLAVLVSSCVLTSPPYVDAAHARGDGAGGDLGDIPELEGHRLAGGVKSVVTQFTGQHGLVAIGMVAELQNELQSAFCDQSGSRVYKCAEYEESRERLWYTFANDYICGMAPEDWSGGGVRELPIQEQFEYLLSQCESPWNGDLVAVVREATMVFLAQSTLNRPDIKAVVEENDRKAGRPETLPTDDLYALHPGYYEDIAPVTTNVREPMVATWRVERDLDGHTPYAEGGVPRREALDARKGKLIATEGPTEQYPAEFELGLSRGAPGQVLYRAAYQSHPSPLAKWDDGYCELQNADDALCFPRVVPHVGYTHDRDGKRLLTNYGRPLPAGYVDPNVG, via the coding sequence ATgaggaccgccgcgaggctgcTCCTCGCGGTTCTCGTCTCGTCGTGCGTGCTGACCTCGCCTCCctacgtcgacgcggcgcacgccaggggcgacggcgccggtggtgacCTGGGGGACATCCCCGAGCTGGAGGGGCACAGGCTGGCGGGCGGGGTGAAGAGCGTGGTGACCCAGTTCACGGGCCAGCACGGGCTGGTGGCGATAGGCATGGTGGCCGAGCTGCAGAACGAGCTGCAGAGCGCCTTCTGCGACCAGAGCGGGTCGCGGGTGTACAAGTGCGCCGAGTACGAGGAGTCACGGGAGCGTCTCTGGTACACGTTCGCGAACGACTACATCTGCGGCATGGCGCCCGAGGACTGGTCGGGGGGTGGGGTGAGGGAGCTGCCCATCCAGGAGCAGTTCGAGTACCTCCTGTCGCAATGCGAGTCCCCGTGGAACGGggacctcgtcgcggtcgtcagGGAGGCCACGATGGTGTTCCTGGCGCAGTCCACCCTGAACCGGCCGGACATCAAAGCCGTGGTTGAGGAGAACGACCGCAAGGCGGGGCGGCCGGAGACGCTGCCCACCGACGACCTGTACGCGCTGCACCCGGGGTACTACGAGGACATCGCGCCGGTGACCACGAACGTCCGCGAACCCATGGTCGCCACGTGGAGGGTCGAGAGGGACCTCGACGGTCACACGCCGTACGCGGAAGGGGGCGTCCCGAGAAgagaggcgctcgacgccaggAAAGGTAAGCTCATAGCCACCGAGGGACCGACGGAGCAGTACCCGGCGGAGTTCGAGCTCGGGCTgtcgaggggcgcgcccgGCCAGGTGCTGTACCGCGCGGCGTACCAGAGCCACCCGAGCCCGCTGGCCAAGTGGGACGACGGCTACTGCGAGTTGCAaaacgccgacgacgcgctgtgCTTCCCGAGGGTCGTACCGCACGTGGGGTACACGCACGACCGGGACGGTAAAAGGCTCTTGACCAACTACGGTCGACCGTTGCCGGCGGGGTACGTCGACCCGAACGTGGGCTGA
- a CDS encoding predicted protein — MALLLLALVALVGSDSGLRAAALGSGARSAARRHGDPASSHVHRAGRGSWRGRAKFRDDDVSGASTSSILRNAPGPIPGLVEHVDAVSGATKFRLVSFCNRAYWPFLHVATQSVRAAAPDMLPYWTVLVPDEGTAEFVRDKASDVDVFVDDDLRGIVAANAEKFDDTPDGERAERAELRRLMSWRRVHAMHGLLDAGYTTVFIEPDVVFAGDPTNVLNEVLTRADVAVGSDYGRGKYARRHANTKVLVAKPTASAKALFAEWQGAEANEGADGGSTRTERAYLLRTILREGRKRRGSGAVVEVLDETAVASYLSHPADDMDDASNDDGASSLGARGSTRTIERPVMITGGGCDDVNYKLNWLNQAVLRYALPPGPEGRKPLDFEAVRAGCDEATRRVAMRERARRGGKHRREHHRRENHDDEYE, encoded by the coding sequence atggcgctcttgcttctcgcgctcgtcgcgctcgtcgggagCGATTCCGggctccgcgcggccgctctgggctccggcgcgaggtcggcggcgcgccgtcaCGGGGACCCCGCCTCGAGCCACGTCCACCGGGCGGGTCGCGGATCGTGGAGAGGACGCGCCAAGTtcagggacgacgacgtctcgggcgcctcgacgtcttCGATTTTGCGCAACGCCCCCGGGCCGATCCCGGGGCTCGTcgagcacgtcgacgccgtctcgGGCGCCACCAAGTTCCGGCTGGTGTCCTTCTGCAACCGCGCGTACTGGCCTTTTCtgcacgtcgcgacgcagagcgttcgcgcggcggcgccggacaTGTTGCCCTACTGGACCGTGctcgtccccgacgaggGCACGGCGGAGTTCGTCCGTGACAAGGCGTcggacgtggacgtgttcgttgacgacgacctgcggggcatcgtcgccgcgaacgctGAAAAGTTTGACGACACGcccgacggcgaacgcgccgagcgagccgAGCTGCGGCGGCTGATGAGCTGGAGGAGGGTGCACGCGATGCACGGTTTGTTGGACGCCGGGTACACCACCGTGTTCATCGAGCCCGACGTGGTGTTCGCCGGGGATCCCACGAACGTGTTGAACGAGGTCCTCACCAgagccgacgtcgccgtggggaGCGACTACGGTAGAGGTAAGTACGCCAGGCGACACGCGAATACCAAAGTTTTAGTCGCGAaaccgacggcgtcggcgaaggcgctGTTCGCAGAGTggcagggcgccgaggcgaacgagggtgccgacggtggGTCGACACGCACCGAGCGCGCCTACCTCCTGCGCACGATCCTGCGTGAAGGAAGGAAAAGGAGAGGTTCTGGCGCGGTGGTCGAGGTTCTGGACgagaccgcggtggcgagttACCTGTCGCACCCAGCGGATGATATGGATGACGCTAGtaacgacgacggcgctaGTAgtctcggcgcgcgcgggtccacgcGCACGATCGAGCGCCCGGTCATGATCACCGGCGGGGGATGCGACGACGTCAACTACAAGCTCAACTGGCTCAACCAGGCGGTGCTGAGGTACGCGTTGCCGCCGGGTCCGGAGGGTCGGAAACCGTTGGACTTCGAggcggttcgcgcggggtgcgacgaggcgacgcggcgggtggcgaTGAGGGAACGGGCGAGAAGGGGTGGTAAACACCGACGCgaacaccaccgccgcgagaaccacgacgacgagtacgagTGA
- a CDS encoding predicted protein codes for MVEATAEPPAGQERVPTPAPAERGEPAKLISERGPLEDAIRLKLAQPLAPGDPAPKRDGYPYVAPLRELCVEVVAQNFVRDPRAIREPGLLDAKCVKKIVDVLPSDLPLELAGELVADEDYWQRRAEGRWEPPLETVDHGRSWKQLYFERNLQEAIEAHVAKASTSEEDEDPARDALRRLLAFSKRWARSLKIVHAPGAVDLAALFECTAGSLVSLDLKYIARDVRDNYDGANTLGMRLGCARALAKALEEHAETLTHLGLSQNSIDDAKLEPLAEGLATNASVTSLDLSKNKIGCDGARVLARVLAKDACVVSRLDLGDNEIGASGANALAKAVAASASLTYLSLRLNPKIGDEAGAAVLDAVTESGGTSMRELDVSACGLGPKSARALARLLRNNRTLRRIDASGNETLGAGDAGRAIADAVCGLNDAVLEFDVRGSGFGEGDVARITDKTLDNAEAEEEREGEREDSDLGGRILRVDWLQDIAQS; via the coding sequence ATGGtggaggcgaccgcggagCCCCCCGCGGGGCAGGAGCGGGTTCCGACCCCCGCAccggccgagcgcggcgagcccgccaAGCTAATCTCCGAGCGCGGCCcgctcgaggacgccatcaggctcaagctcgcgcagcccctcgcccccggcgaTCCCGCCCCGAAGAGGGACGGCTATCCCTACGTCGCGCCCCTCAGGGAGCTTTGCGTGGAGGTCGTGGCGCAGAACTTCgtgcgcgacccgcgcgccatcCGCGAGCCCGGGTTGCTGGACGCGAAGTGCGTGAAGAAGATCGTGGACGTGCTCCCCTCGGACCTGCCCCTCGAACTCGCGGGTGAGCTCGTGGCGGATGAGGATTACTGGCAAAGACGGGCGGAGGGGCGATGGGAGCCCCCTCTCGAGACGGTCGACCACGGCAGGTCGTGGAAGCAGCTGTACTTCGAGCGCAACCTCCAGGAAGCCAtcgaggcgcacgtcgcgaaggcgtcgacgtcggaaGAGGACGAAGACCCGGCACGCGACGCGCTTCGACGCCTGCTCGCGTTCAGCAAGCGATGGGCTCGCAGCCTGAAGATCGtccacgcgccgggcgcggtggacctcGCCGCTCTCTTCGAGTGCACCGCGGGCTCGCTGGTGTCGCTTGATCTAAAATACATCGCGAGGGACGTGCGCGACAACtacgacggcgcgaacacGCTGGGCATGCGCCTCGgctgcgcccgcgcgctcgccaaggcgttGGAAGAACACGCGGAGACGCTCACGCACCTCGGCTTGTCGCAAAATTCAATTGATGATGCCAAGCTCGAgccgctcgccgagggcCTCGCAacgaacgcgtcggtgaCCTCCCTCGACCTGAGCAAGAACAAGATCGggtgcgacggcgctcggGTGCTCGCCAGGGTGCTCGCCAaggacgcgtgcgtcgtctCGCGTCTGGACCTGGGCGATAACGAgatcggcgcgtcgggcgcgaacgcgttggccaaagccgtcgccgcgagcgcgtcgctgACGTACCTGTCGCTGCGTTTGAACCCGAagatcggcgacgaggctggcgcggcggtgctcgacgcggtgacggaaTCGGGTGGCACGTCcatgcgcgagctcgacgtgtCGGCGTGCGGCTTGGGTCCTaagtcggcgcgggcgctggcgCGGCTATTGCGAAACAACCGGACGCTTCGAcgcatcgacgcgagcggcaaCGAGACATTAGgtgcgggcgacgcgggacgggccatcgcggacgccgtgtGCGGTTTGAACGATGCGGTGCTCGAGTTTGACGTCAGGGGAAGCGGgttcggcgagggcgacgtcgcgagaaTCACGGATAAGACGCTGGACAACGCCGAGGCTGAAGAGGAGAGGGAgggggagcgcgaggatTCCGATTTGGGCGGGCGCATCCTTCGCGTCGACTGGCTCCAGGACATCGCTCAAAGCTAG